GGCCGAGCTGGTGGGAGGAAACGGGCTAGCGGCCAATTTCTTCGCCGCCATCTCCGGGGCCTTCATGTACTTCGCCACCCTCACCGAGGTGCCCATTCTCCAGGGGCTTATCGGGGCCGGGATGGGGAAGGGGCCGGCCCTGGCCCTGCTTCTGGCCGGACCAGCGGTATCTCTTCCCAGCATGCTGGTTATTCGTTCGGTTTTGGGCACTAAGAAGACCGCGGCCTACGTGGCCCTGGTGGTGGTGATTTCCACCCTCTGCGGTTGGTTCTATGGCCATGTTTTCGGGGGCTAGAGGACAAATGATTATCAAGGGATGAAAAATCTGTAAAGGAGGTGGAGTTATGGCCAAGGAGATTAAGGTTCTCGGTCCGGGGTGTCCGCGGTGCGAAAGCCTTTACGACCATGTGGTCCTGGCCCTGGAGGAGTTGGGCCTTGAGGCCACGGTGGAGAAGGTCAAGGATCTGGGCCAGATTGCGGCCCACGGGGTGGTGAAGACCCCGGCCCTGGTGGTGGACGGAAAGGTGGTCTCCCAGGGTAAGGTCCTTTCCGTGGAGGAGATCAAAAAGCTCCTGAGTCAGAGCTAGGCCCTCTAAAAGGTCTTTCCTAAAGGCTTGGGTGAGAAGGGGGCCGTATGGCGAAGAGGGTCCTTTTTGTCTGCACGGAAAACGCCTGTCGGTCTCAGATGGCCGAGGCCCTGGCCAACCACTTTTTCAGGGACCGGGTTCGGGCCTTTTCCGCCGGGGTGCGTCCCAAGGAGGTGCACCCCCTGGCCCGGGAGGTCCTTTCCGAGCTGGGGATCGAGACCTCGGGCCTGCGTAGCAAGCACCTTGACGAGTTTTCCGGGGAGGAATTCGACCTGGTGGTTACCCTTTGCGATTCTGCGGCCGCGGAATGTCCCTACTTTCCCGGGGCCCGGCGGCGGATCCATCTTCCCTTTCCGGATCCGTCCCGGGAGGGCACGCCCGAGGCCTTCCGGCGGGTGCGGGATCTGATCCTGGCCGAACTCCGCAAACTTTTCGAGAAGGAGGGGCATTATGGCGGAACGTAAGAAACTGCGCTTTTTTGACCGTTACCTCACCTTGTGGATCTTCCTGGCCATGGTCTTCGGGGTCCTTTTAGGAAAGTTCGTCCCGGGGACGGCCCAGTTCCTGGAGCGCTTCCAGGTGGGGACCACCTCTATTCCTATTGCTATCGGGCTCATCCTCATGATGTATCCGCCTCTGGCTAAGGTGGCCTATGAGGAGCTCCCGGTGGTCTTTTCCAACAAACGCATGCTCCCCTCATCCAGAACTGGATCGTGGGGCCGGTGGTCATGTTCGTGCTGGCGGTCCTCCTTCTTCCGGATCATCCGGACTACATGATGGGGGTCATCCTGGTGGGGCTGGCCCGCTGCATCGCCATGGTCCTGGTGTGGAACGATCTGGCCGACGGCGACCGGGATCTGGCCGCGGGTCTGGTGGCCTTTAACGCCCTCTTCCAGGTCCTCACTTACTCCCTTTACGCCTACATCTTCCTTTACGTCATTGCCTGCCACCTGGGGCTTAAGGGCTGTATCGTCAAGGTCTCCATGTGGGAGGTGGCCAAGTCCGTCCTCATTTACCTGGGAATTCCCTTCGTGGCCGGACTTCTTTCCAACCAGATCCTCCGGCGCACCAAGGGCGACACCTGGTACTTCACCCGCTTCATCCCCCGTATCTCCTGGCTCACCCCCATCGCCCTCCTTTTCACCATCGTGGTCATGTTCTCCCTCAAAGGGCAATTTATCGTGGACCTTCCGGTGCACGTCCTGCGGGTGGCCCTGCCTTACATCGGCTACTTCTTCATCATGTGGTTTGCCACCTTTTTTATCGCCTACAAGATGGGAGTCGACTATCCCAAGACCACGGCCGTGGCCTTTACCGCGGCCAGCAACGACTTCGAGCTGGCCATCGCCGTGGCCGTGGCGGTCTTCGGTTTGCAGTCCGGCCAGGCCTTCGCCACGGTGATCGGGCCTCTGGTGGAGGTCCCGGTCCTCATTTCCCTGGTGAACGTGGCCTGGTACTTCCGTCGGAGGCTTTACGGTGAAACCTCTTAGTCTGATTCTTTTGGTCCTTTTTGGTTTTCTCTCCCCGGCCCTGGCCGGGGAGACCCTTACCCTGGAGGAGGCCCGGCATCTGGCCCTCAAGGCCAATCCGGAGATCCTGGCCCGGGGGCACGAAGTCTCTGCGGCCCGGGCCGCCCGTCGGGCAGAATGGGGAAGGCTCCTTCCCCAGGTGGATCTTCTGGCCCAGTATCGGCGCCTGAGCGATCCCCAGGCGGTGATCCCCATCAAGGGGCCCGGACAGTTCCCGGCCTTTAGTCGTGATCTTTACGATTTCGCCTTTACCCTGAGCCTTCCGCTTTACGAGGGTGGGCGTCTCCGGCGTCGGGTGCGCATTGCCGAGCTGGAGACCGCTTTTCGGGAGAGCCTCCGTCGCCAGACGGCCCTTGACCTTCTGGCCAATGTGGAGGAGACCTTCTATCTGGGTCTCTACCTTAAGGACCTCATCTCTGCCCAGGAAAAGAGCCTGGAGGCCTTGCGGAGGCTTTATCGGGAGACCCGGCTCAAGGAGCGGCTCGGAAGGGTTCCGCCCCTTGATCGTTTGCGCATGGAGACCCAGCTCAAGGCCGAGGAGGCCGCCCTTGCGGCAAGCCGCGAGGCCCTGGTGCGGGCCAAGGAGGCCCTGGCGGTCCTCCTGGGCCGGCCCCCGGCCACGGACTTTGAGCTTTCGGGGGAGCTTCCCTCAGCTGAAGGAGCCCCTCCGGAGCCGGACTGGGAGAGGGTGCTTTCCTGCCGTCCGGATCTGGCTGCGGCCCGGGCTGCCCTTTCCCAGGCCCGGGAGGCCGTGCGCCTGGCCTGGGGGGAGCACCTTCCGGCCCTGGAGCTCTTTTCCGATTATGGACGGCGCGCCGGAGCGGGGCTCAACCATAGCGAGGAGGTCTGGGAGGCGGGGCTGCGCTTACGGCTTAACCTTTTCAGCGGAGGGACCATTTCCTCCCGGGTGGCCGAGGCCCGGGCCCGGGAGCTTGCCGCCCGGGAACGCCTGCGGGCCACGGAGCTTTCCGCCCGCAGGGAGGTGGCCGCGGCCTTAAGTCTCCTTTCCCAAAGCCTGGCCGAGGTCGAGCACTACCGGGCGGCCCTGGCCAGCGCCCGGGAGGCTTTTCGGGTGGAAAGCCTCAAATACCGCACCGGAGCCGGCACGGTCACGGACACCCTCTTGGCGCAGGCGGCCTGGTTTCAGGCCGAGGCCGATCTCCACCGGGCCTTCTTTGACTATGCCAAGGCCTGGGTAGCCTACCGCCGGGCCACGGCCGGGATCGCCGGAAGCCTCCTCAAGCTTCCCTGTGCGGTAGCCCAAAGTGCCGAAAAAGGAGTCCAGCCATGAAGCGTTTTTTCAGGATCCTGGTGCCCGTTTTCGTTTTGATCCTTCTGGTGGCCGGAGGGGTGAGGCTCATCAAAAGGCGCCGGGCGGCTTTAAGGAAGCTCCCTCCGCCCCAGGCTGCGCCCCTGCCCCTTGAGGCCGCCCGGGTGCAGGTGGGGCCCTTTGAGGTCACGGAGCACTACCTGGGGGAGATCCGGCCCTTCCTTTCCGCGCGCCTCTCCTCCCGTCTTTCCGGCTATCTCCTTGAGGTGCGGAAGTACGAGGGGGACCCAGTGAGAAAGAGCGAGGTGCTTGCCCGCATCGACGACCACGAACTTCAGGCCCGCATCCAGAGCCTTGAAAGACAGGTGGCCGCGGCGGAGGCCGAATTCCTGGCTCGCAAACACACCTTCGAACGCGACCGGGTCCTTTACCAGAACCGGGCCATCTCTCAGGAGGCCTTTGAGAATTCCCGGGCGGCCTTCAAAAAGGCGGAGGCCACTTTGCACACCCTTCGGGCGGAACTGGCCTCGGCCCGGGCCGATCTAACCTATACCCTGATCCGGGCCCCATTTTCGGGGGTGATCACCCGCAGGCTCAAAGAGCCCGGGGACCTGGTGACCCCGGGGACCCCCATCCTGGAAATGGAGGCTCCGGAGAAGGGCTACCGCATCTTTGTCTCCGTACCCCAGGCGCGGGCGGCGGCCCTCCGAGCGGGAACCCGGGCTTATCTCCGAGAGGACAGACAAAGGCTTCCGGTGAAGGTCTTCAGGGTGCATCCGGCGGTGGGGGCCGGGGAATTGGCCACGGTGGAGATCCGGGTGGCGAAGCGGCCCTTCGGGCTTCCCTCCGGGGCCCGGGTGGGGGTGGACCTGGTGGTCAAAGATCTGCCCCGGGCCGCCATCGTGCCCCTTAAGAGTCTTCTGGAAAATGTGAATCGGGCCTACGTTTTCCGTTTAAGGCCGGAGAAGGGAGCGCTCGCCCAGGTGGAGGTGGTGCCGGTGAGGGTCCTGGGTCGCTCCGGGGAAAGGGTGGCGGTCTCCGGGGCCCTTTCCCAGGGGGATCTGGTGGCCGTGGCCGAGGAATCTACCCTCCTTCGCCTTCATCCGGGGGAAGTGGTGAGGGTGGTGCCATGACCTTCGTTGAGCGTTATTTGCGCAATCCTTATCTGGTCACCCCCTTTCTCCTCCTGGGGGTCATTCTGGGCTTCCTGAGTTTCCGGAAGCTTCCCCTGAACCTCTTTCCGGACGTAAACTACCCGCGCATCGCCGTGGTTCTGGTCTGGCCCGGGGCCTCGGCCGAGGATATGGCCGACAAGGTGGCCCGGCCGGTGGAAAAGGAGCTTTCCACCCTGGACCTGGTGCGCAAGGTGGAGTCCTCCTCGCGGGACGAGGTCTCTGCAGTCTCCGTGGAGTTTGACTATAAGAAGGGGCTCGACTCCGCGGAGGTGGATGTGCAGGCGGCGCTGAACCGCATCTGGGCCTCCCTTCCCCGGGGGCTCCTGCCGCCCCGTATTTTTCGGGTAAGTGATGCCACGGTGCCTGCGGTTACCCTGGCCGTTTCCCCTAAGCCGGGAAGCCACCTGGATCTGGCCAAGGTGCGCCAGATCGCAGACAACGAACTGCGGGAGGCCCTGCTGCGTATTCCGGAGATCGCCCAGGCCGAGGTCTTCGGGGGGTACTTCCCGGAGGTGCGGCTGGAGGTGGACCGCGACCGCCTCAAGCGCTACGGTCTCACCTTGGCCCAGGTGCTGGCCGCAGTTTACGCCCAGAACCGCAATCTCCCCGCGGGAGTCATCTACCGTACCCGGGACCAGATCCTGATCAAGGTGGCTGGCGAACGGCTGGAAAAGCGCCGGCTGGAGGACCTGGTGGTGGCCGAAAGGGGCGGGGCGGAGATCCATCTGCGGGATGTGGCCCGGGTGCGCACCCTTTACGCCGAAAGGCTCAGTTTCTTTCATGGAAACGGTCGGCCGGCCATCGGGATCAACCTCTTGCGCGCAGAAAAAGGCCATGTGACCGAGGTCTTCCGCGCCCTTCATCGGGAGCTTCCTCGCCTGAAAAAGGAGTTTCCGGAGCTTTCCTTCGAGATCGCCGACACCCAGGAGAACCTCATTCACACCTCCATCTCCAACATGATCGATGCCCTGCGGGATGCGGTAATCCTTACCGTGGCCGTGATCTTCTTCTTCCTGGCCCGCATCCGGCTGACCCTCCTTGCGGCCATCTCCATCCCCTTCACTTACTTCATGACCTTTTTCGGCATGCGGCTCCTGGGCTTTGAGCTCAACATCGTGACCCTCACCGCGGTGATCGTGGCCGTGGGTCTTCTCCTCGATGACGCCATCGTGGTCATGGAAAACATCGAGCGCCATACCCGCCTGGGGCTTACCCCGCGTCAGGCGGCCATCTCCGGAACCAACGAGATCTGGCTGGCGGACTTTGCCGGGACCTTCACCACGGTGATCGTTCTCATTCCCATTATGTTCATCGGGGGCTACGTGCAGCGGGTCCTGCGCCAATTCACCGTGGTTTTGGCCCTGGCCCTTCTGGCCTCCTACGTGGTCTCCATCACGGTCATTCCCCTTCTCTCCCAGTACCTCCTTAAACGGGGCGAGGAATTCAACTTCCTGGAAAGGCTGGTCTCCCGGGCCAATCATCTTCTTCTAACCCCGCTTCAGGACTTTTTCGTGGGTCTTTTCCACCGGGCCAGGCGCCTGCGGGTGCTCTGGATCCCTCCGGCCATGATCCTCCTCATGATCTCCATGCGGGTGGTGATGCCCCTTGCCGGTCGGGACCTCATGCCTCCCATGGACACGGGGATCATCAAGATTTCCTTTGAGACGGGGCCCAATCTCTCCCTGGACCAGGTGGAGGCCATCGTAAGCCGCATGGAGCAGATCATCCAGAAGTCGCCGGGCTATCTGCGCATGGCCACCATGGTGGGAAGTGAGCCGGGGGTGATCAGCTTCGGGGCCGAGCGCACCCCTCAGCAGGGCCTCATCACCGTCCATTTCGTGGACCGCTTCCACCGTAAGGAGAGTATCTGGGAGATCGAAGAGCGCCTGCGCCGGGAGTTTTCCAAGATCCCCGGCCTCAAGTATGCCCATGTTTACGATTTCGGGGCCACGCCCTTTTCCTCCATCGCCGCCCCGGTGGACGTGATGATCAGTGGTCCGGACCCTCAAGTGCTCGATCACTTGGCCGAGGAGGTGAAGTCCCGGCTCCTTAAAGTGCGGGGGCTGACCACGGTCTCCCGTAGTTGGGATATGGAAAAGCGTGAGGTCTGGGTGATCCTGGATCTCGAACGCCTCCAACACTACGGTTTAAATCCTCTTGAGGTCTCCCAGGCCCTGCGAGCGGCCTTCTCCGGAGCTATAGCCGGCATATTGCGCGTCCCGGGAGAGGACGGCTACACCCTCCGGGTGCGCTTTCGGGAGGAGGCCCGGGTGCGGCTTTCGGATCTGCGCACCTTCCTCCTTTCCAGTCCCCGCGGGCCGGTGCCCCTTTCGGAAGTGGCCCGTTTTCGCCTGGTGAAGACCCTCACCGTATGGCAGCGGGAAAACCTTCTGCCGGTGGTGGATGTTCTGGGCTACCGGGCCACTTCGGCCATCACCCATCTCCAGACCCAGGTGAATCGCCTCCTGGCGGGCCTTCCTCTCCCTCCGGGCTACCGCATAAGCCAGGAGGGGGAGATCAAACCCATGAAAGAGGCCTTCGGGCGCCTGCGCAAGGCCCTGATTATTGCCCTCATCCTCCTCTACTTCTCCCTGGTTCCCACCTTTCGGTCCTTCCTTACCCCGGTGACCATCATGGTGGCCATACCCCTTTCCCTCATCGGGGCGGCCTGGGCGCTACTCATTATGGGCAAGCACTTCTGTATGCCGGCCATGATGGGGGTGATCCTTCTGGCAGGGGTCGTGGTCAACAACTCCATCATCCTTATCGACTTTATTGAGAAGGCCCGGGCCGCGGGCAAGGACCGACTCACGGCCATTGAGGAATCCATCCGGGTGCGCACCCGGCCCATCCTCATGACCGCCGCAGGAACCATCACCGGCATGCTCCCTATTGCCGCCGAAAGGGCCCTGGGCCTGGAAAGGTTGTCACCACTTGCGGTGGTGGCCATCGGGGGTCTGGCGGTTTCCACCTTGCTAACCCTCTTTTACGTGCCTCTCTTTTATACCCTGCTGGAGGACCTGCGAAATAAGATCCTCGGGAGGAAGCCATGAATTCCGCCCTCCTTCCGCATCTTTCTACGGCCCACTGGGAACCTGTCCTCACCCTTTCCCTCATCGGGGCCGGGGTGGTGGGGGCCTTCCTGGGGGCCCGCTTCACCAGTCTTTACGTGCCGGGGAATCGTCTGAAACAGCTTTTCGGGATCTTGATCGTGGTCATGACCGCTTACAAAGTTTATACTCTGCTAGGAGGTTAGTGATGAGAAGAAGGGTGGCTATACTTTTGGTGATCTGCTTTTGGGCGGGGGCGGCCTTCGCCGCGGAAGGGTCCACGGACAATACTCCGGACTGGTTCTTTCCGGAGTGGGCGGCCCGGGCCCCGAACAATAGGCCTATTCGAGTGCTGGATACCGACTCCCCTCTGGGGCGCTATTCCCTCAAGACCAAGGAGATCGGGCTCAAGGATCTGGCCCGCATGCACGGGCATCTCTGCGACGGGCTGGTGATGGCCTTTCTGGGTATCCGTTATGCCTTGGAGCATCTCTTTCCCCAGGGGGTGGTGGACCGCACAGACCTCCGCGTGGTCACCCGTAACAGTCCCTGCTTTGTGGACGCAGCCACCCTTATGACCGGGGCCCGGATCAACTTCATGACCGTAAGGATGGACAATTCCCTTAAAAGGGAGTGGATCGTGCAGCGCATTTCCACCGGGGAGACCTATCATGTAAGGCTCCGTCCGGGAGTCTTTCCTCCGAATTTGGCCCGATTGGAAAAAAAGATCAAAGAAATGCGCAAGAAAGGTCTGCCGGTTTCTGCTGAATTGATAGACCGTTATGAAGCTGCCATGTGGGCCTACAATCGTAAGCTCCTTTATACTCCGGTCCAAGAACTCTTTGAAATAAAAAAAGCTCCCCCATTACAAATTCCATTTTCTGGATCTCTTTGGCCCCCGGGGAGACATAATCAACAAGAACATGCCCCGGAGTAAAGCAACACAATAAATGAAAAAAGAGATCCTCAAGTTTGTAAGGGAGAGGGAAAAGGTCGAGGGGGGCTTTGGGGCTACGCCACGGCTTCCGGCCACGGTGGAGGACACCTATTTTGCGGTGCGCACCCTGGAGGAGCTTTCCGCCCTCACCCCGAGGACCCTTTCCGGAGTCAGGGCCTTCCTGGAAAAGAACCTTCCCGGGCGCACCACTCAGCCCCCGGTCCTCAGACGCTGGCTCTGGCTGGCCCGAAGGGTGGGACTCAAGCCCCCGGAAAAACTAAAAGATCTTCTTTCCGGCTTTCTGCGCCGGATTCCTCCCCGCCGGGGAAAACCCGAGGTCCTCTCCGCCCTTTACGAGAGTGCGCTTCTTCTGGGCCTTCCGGCCCCTGAGGGTCTCCGGAAGGCCGCCTGCGCCCTCCGCCCCCGCACCCTCTTTGACCTCTACCATCTGGCGCGGGTGGCCCCGGAGCTCCTCACCGAAGAGCGTCTCCGGTGGGTGCTTGCGGCCCGCAATCCGGACGGAGGCTTCGGTTTCTTTCCCAGGACCACTTCCTTTCTGGAAAATACCTATTTTGCCGTGCGCCTCCTTACGAGAGGCGGAAGGGACCTTCCCCAGCCGGAAAGGACCCGGCTTTTCGTGGAGCGCTGTTTCCGCAAAGGGGGCTTTGCCCGGGCCCCCGGAGGGATCCCCTTTTTGGAAACGACCTGTTACGGGGTGTATCTTTTAAGACGCCTCGGAGGAGAGATCTGAGATGGGAGAGCTTATCTGCTATTGTTTTGGTTATACCTACGAGGATCTCAAGGAGGATTTTCGGCGCCACGGGCGCTCCACCATTTTAGAGAAGATCCTGGCGGCCAAAAAGGCCGGGGCCTGCGAGTGCGCCCACAAGAATCCCAAAGGTCGGTGATGTCTTCCCGACCTCCAGCGGGCGCTGGAGAGGATCATGTCCGAAGGCGCTTCCCGGTAACCGGGTCAAAGAGATGGAGATTTCGGGGCTCGCCATGAAATTCCAGCTCCTGGCCCAGAGAGACCGGGAAGTCTTCCGGGACCAGGGCCCGGATCTCCCGGGAGCCTGTCCTCAGGAAAAGGACCTTTTGCGGGCCCAGGGGCTCCACCAGGACCACCTTTCCTTTGAGGGTTATCTCTCCCTTTCCGGGTCTTAAGTCTTCCGGCCGCAGGCCTACCTCTATCGGACCTTGATAAGAAACCTCTAGGGGAAAGCGCAGGTCTCCCTCCTCGGAGGTAAAGATTCCGTCCTCGAGGTGTCCTTTAAAGAAATTGATCCGAGGAAGCCCCACGAAACGGGCCACAAAGCGGTGGGCGGGTCGATGGTAGACTTCTTCCGGGGGGCCCAGCTGGCGAATCTCCCCACTTTCCATCACCGCTACCAGATCGGCCATGGTCAGGGCCTCGATTTGGTCGTGGGTCACGTAAAGGACCGTGGCCTCAAGCCTCCGGAAAAGGCGCTTCAGTTCGCTGCGGGTCTCCTCCCGGATCTGGGCATCGAGGTTGCTCAAGGGTTCGTCCAGGAGGAAGACCTCCGGCTCCCGCACCAGGGCCCGGGCCAGGGCCGTGCGTTGCTGCTGGCCTCCAGAAAGCTCCCGGGGATAGCGTTCAAGGAGGTCCTCAAGGCCCAAAAGGCGGGCTACCTCCCGCACCCGCCGGTCTATCTCCTGGCGGGGAAAGCCCCGGAGCTTGAGGCCCAGGGCGATGTTCTGATAGACGGTGAAATGAGGATAAAGGGCGTAATTCTGAAAGACCATGGCCACGTTGCGTCGGGCCGGGGGCACCCCGTCTACTCTGCGTCCGGCGATGAAGATCTCGCCTCTGTCCGGCTCCTCCAGTCCGGCCACCAGCCGCAGGAGGGTGCTCTTTCCACAACCCGAAGGCCCGAGGACCGCTAGAAACTTCCCCCGGGGAAGGGCCAGATCCACCTTTCGCAGGGCCGGGACCCGCCCTCGGAGATAGCTCTTGGAGACTCCTCGCAGTTCAAGCTGGATCATCCCTTAACCCTTTACCGCCCCGGCGGTGAGCCCCTCCAGGATCCAGCGCTGAAAGAGGGCCGTAAGGAGGATCACCGGAAGGGTGGTGAGGGCCACCGCGGCGTTGATCTCCCCCCAGG
This portion of the Thermosulfurimonas marina genome encodes:
- a CDS encoding thioredoxin family protein, with translation MAKEIKVLGPGCPRCESLYDHVVLALEELGLEATVEKVKDLGQIAAHGVVKTPALVVDGKVVSQGKVLSVEEIKKLLSQS
- a CDS encoding arsenate reductase ArsC encodes the protein MAKRVLFVCTENACRSQMAEALANHFFRDRVRAFSAGVRPKEVHPLAREVLSELGIETSGLRSKHLDEFSGEEFDLVVTLCDSAAAECPYFPGARRRIHLPFPDPSREGTPEAFRRVRDLILAELRKLFEKEGHYGGT
- a CDS encoding TolC family protein, encoding MKPLSLILLVLFGFLSPALAGETLTLEEARHLALKANPEILARGHEVSAARAARRAEWGRLLPQVDLLAQYRRLSDPQAVIPIKGPGQFPAFSRDLYDFAFTLSLPLYEGGRLRRRVRIAELETAFRESLRRQTALDLLANVEETFYLGLYLKDLISAQEKSLEALRRLYRETRLKERLGRVPPLDRLRMETQLKAEEAALAASREALVRAKEALAVLLGRPPATDFELSGELPSAEGAPPEPDWERVLSCRPDLAAARAALSQAREAVRLAWGEHLPALELFSDYGRRAGAGLNHSEEVWEAGLRLRLNLFSGGTISSRVAEARARELAARERLRATELSARREVAAALSLLSQSLAEVEHYRAALASAREAFRVESLKYRTGAGTVTDTLLAQAAWFQAEADLHRAFFDYAKAWVAYRRATAGIAGSLLKLPCAVAQSAEKGVQP
- a CDS encoding efflux RND transporter periplasmic adaptor subunit produces the protein MKRFFRILVPVFVLILLVAGGVRLIKRRRAALRKLPPPQAAPLPLEAARVQVGPFEVTEHYLGEIRPFLSARLSSRLSGYLLEVRKYEGDPVRKSEVLARIDDHELQARIQSLERQVAAAEAEFLARKHTFERDRVLYQNRAISQEAFENSRAAFKKAEATLHTLRAELASARADLTYTLIRAPFSGVITRRLKEPGDLVTPGTPILEMEAPEKGYRIFVSVPQARAAALRAGTRAYLREDRQRLPVKVFRVHPAVGAGELATVEIRVAKRPFGLPSGARVGVDLVVKDLPRAAIVPLKSLLENVNRAYVFRLRPEKGALAQVEVVPVRVLGRSGERVAVSGALSQGDLVAVAEESTLLRLHPGEVVRVVP
- a CDS encoding efflux RND transporter permease subunit — protein: MTFVERYLRNPYLVTPFLLLGVILGFLSFRKLPLNLFPDVNYPRIAVVLVWPGASAEDMADKVARPVEKELSTLDLVRKVESSSRDEVSAVSVEFDYKKGLDSAEVDVQAALNRIWASLPRGLLPPRIFRVSDATVPAVTLAVSPKPGSHLDLAKVRQIADNELREALLRIPEIAQAEVFGGYFPEVRLEVDRDRLKRYGLTLAQVLAAVYAQNRNLPAGVIYRTRDQILIKVAGERLEKRRLEDLVVAERGGAEIHLRDVARVRTLYAERLSFFHGNGRPAIGINLLRAEKGHVTEVFRALHRELPRLKKEFPELSFEIADTQENLIHTSISNMIDALRDAVILTVAVIFFFLARIRLTLLAAISIPFTYFMTFFGMRLLGFELNIVTLTAVIVAVGLLLDDAIVVMENIERHTRLGLTPRQAAISGTNEIWLADFAGTFTTVIVLIPIMFIGGYVQRVLRQFTVVLALALLASYVVSITVIPLLSQYLLKRGEEFNFLERLVSRANHLLLTPLQDFFVGLFHRARRLRVLWIPPAMILLMISMRVVMPLAGRDLMPPMDTGIIKISFETGPNLSLDQVEAIVSRMEQIIQKSPGYLRMATMVGSEPGVISFGAERTPQQGLITVHFVDRFHRKESIWEIEERLRREFSKIPGLKYAHVYDFGATPFSSIAAPVDVMISGPDPQVLDHLAEEVKSRLLKVRGLTTVSRSWDMEKREVWVILDLERLQHYGLNPLEVSQALRAAFSGAIAGILRVPGEDGYTLRVRFREEARVRLSDLRTFLLSSPRGPVPLSEVARFRLVKTLTVWQRENLLPVVDVLGYRATSAITHLQTQVNRLLAGLPLPPGYRISQEGEIKPMKEAFGRLRKALIIALILLYFSLVPTFRSFLTPVTIMVAIPLSLIGAAWALLIMGKHFCMPAMMGVILLAGVVVNNSIILIDFIEKARAAGKDRLTAIEESIRVRTRPILMTAAGTITGMLPIAAERALGLERLSPLAVVAIGGLAVSTLLTLFYVPLFYTLLEDLRNKILGRKP
- a CDS encoding formylmethanofuran dehydrogenase subunit E family protein, coding for MRRRVAILLVICFWAGAAFAAEGSTDNTPDWFFPEWAARAPNNRPIRVLDTDSPLGRYSLKTKEIGLKDLARMHGHLCDGLVMAFLGIRYALEHLFPQGVVDRTDLRVVTRNSPCFVDAATLMTGARINFMTVRMDNSLKREWIVQRISTGETYHVRLRPGVFPPNLARLEKKIKEMRKKGLPVSAELIDRYEAAMWAYNRKLLYTPVQELFEIKKAPPLQIPFSGSLWPPGRHNQQEHAPE
- a CDS encoding prenyltransferase/squalene oxidase repeat-containing protein encodes the protein MKKEILKFVREREKVEGGFGATPRLPATVEDTYFAVRTLEELSALTPRTLSGVRAFLEKNLPGRTTQPPVLRRWLWLARRVGLKPPEKLKDLLSGFLRRIPPRRGKPEVLSALYESALLLGLPAPEGLRKAACALRPRTLFDLYHLARVAPELLTEERLRWVLAARNPDGGFGFFPRTTSFLENTYFAVRLLTRGGRDLPQPERTRLFVERCFRKGGFARAPGGIPFLETTCYGVYLLRRLGGEI
- a CDS encoding ABC transporter ATP-binding protein, which gives rise to MIQLELRGVSKSYLRGRVPALRKVDLALPRGKFLAVLGPSGCGKSTLLRLVAGLEEPDRGEIFIAGRRVDGVPPARRNVAMVFQNYALYPHFTVYQNIALGLKLRGFPRQEIDRRVREVARLLGLEDLLERYPRELSGGQQQRTALARALVREPEVFLLDEPLSNLDAQIREETRSELKRLFRRLEATVLYVTHDQIEALTMADLVAVMESGEIRQLGPPEEVYHRPAHRFVARFVGLPRINFFKGHLEDGIFTSEEGDLRFPLEVSYQGPIEVGLRPEDLRPGKGEITLKGKVVLVEPLGPQKVLFLRTGSREIRALVPEDFPVSLGQELEFHGEPRNLHLFDPVTGKRLRT